The genome window ACAGCAGAAAAAAAAGCGGCATGTGAAAAGTAAATATCCACAAAGCCGCACTGCCACCAGGAAGAACAGAGTGCCCGACTACTACAGCTATAATTCCGATTCCGCGTGCGGTATCGATCCAACGTATTCGATTTGTTGGTAACTGGGCCATTCAACGTTATCCATTTATAGAGTCTAAAACATGGATGCCCTGCTCGAAAGCAACCCCCATGGCGCTAATTTTTCCTGATCATCGTACCTTCGCATACTTACAAAGTCATGCTTATAGCGGCAAAGCCCCGAGTGCGCCGAGGCTTGGCTGTATCCTTTGAGTAGTCTATTAGGCTATTACACTGCTGATCATGTTCATAACGCTCAGACCTACCGCCATTACGGTTGCGCCGTTGCATTGAATATTCGCTGTACCGATGGCTGGCGTTTCAAGACCGATAGCATTGATTTCGCTGTGGCTGTTCGTATCTGCCACCAACGGGACCCAATCGCGAAAGCTGCGCGTCCTTGCCGGTGGCCGCGATGTCGATCTTTTTGCGATTGGACGTGCTGAGCTGAAAGGCAGCCTGTCCGGTAAACGCGCGCATTGCCATGAAGATCATCGATGGCCAGCGTAGTCTGAACAAAGACATAGTGGTCCGATACGAACAGCCAGACAACTTTGGGCCAACGGCAATGCATGGAATGAATGACACGACCTGGAAGAAAGCCAGAGTGCGTGCGGACAAATGGGAAGCGTCCCATCAGACGCAAGCACACCCCGGATTCACGAGGACCGGCTCTGACAATCTGAAGAGGAAGCAGGCGTGAAAAATCGACGAATCACGCAAAAGTCACGCGCAAGAAAAAGGCCAATGCTGTAAACATTGGCCTAAGTCACTGAAAAATATGGTCGGGACGGAGTGATTCGAACACTCGACCCCTAGCACCCCATCTCCTTTTTCATACTTCTTGAAAGCTTCCAAAATTTTACTCTGGATTTTTCTGAGCTAGTATTTACTTGAGCTCCAGCGGTGTTCTGCTCTACGAGAGTCCAGTAACGTCCACCAAGAGCCGACGTCTTTGTGGGGGTAAAAGTAGGGGGAGTCCATTTCATGGCCAAAATCACCATCAAAGAACTCGAGTCGCTGACCGCTGAAGATGCCGGCCGCATCCTCAGGGAAGATGGCAATCTCGCCGGCCGAATCTCAGTACGCAAGGACGGTGTGTCGGTCAGCTTTTTCTATCGTTATCGCTGGGGCGACCAAAACAAAGAGTACGCCTGCGGAACCTGGCCGCGCAAATCCCTGACGGACATTCGCAAGGCCCGCAACCAGGCCAGAGCGCTCATCGACGAGCAGATCAATCCCAACGAGCAAAAGAAAACCGCCAAGGCACAGGCATACGCCGCTGCTAACGTAGAGGCTGAACAAGTAAAAACGACGAAGGTGCAAACGCTGACCGTCCAGGATCTAGCCAAGGCGTGGCTGTTGGATGGCGTCGCGCGCAAAGACGGCAATGCAGAGCTGCAGCGGCGTTTTAACAAAGACCTTTTGCCAGCACTCGGCAAGACAGCGGTGAGCAGTGTGTCCGAACACGATATTCGGGCGCTTATCCGGGCAGTCGTCAACCGCGGCGCTCACCGGCAAGCCATCAGCTTTTTCGCCGACCTCACCCAAATGTTTGGCTGGGCTAGAAAGCGCCAGCCCTGGCGGGCCTTGTTGGTCGAGGGTGATCCAACTGAGCTGGTCGACATATCCCCCCTGATCCCTGCCGACTACGAGGCAGAAAGAAGCCGGATCCTTTCACCGGCTGAGCTGTTGGAACTGCATAACCGCTTCCAACAAATGACGGCCGATTACAACGCCCTTCCCACCGGGCAAAAATACGACGGCATTCGGCCGTTGAAAAAAGAAACGCAGCTTGCGCTCTGGATTAGCCTGGGCACGCTATGCCGGATTGGCGAGTTGCTGCAGGCCGAATGGAAAAATGTCGATCTAGACCAGCAGACCTGGTTCCTCCCCAGCGAAAACGTCAAAGGCACCCGTGGCAAGAAACA of Pseudomonas azotoformans contains these proteins:
- a CDS encoding tyrosine-type recombinase/integrase gives rise to the protein MAKITIKELESLTAEDAGRILREDGNLAGRISVRKDGVSVSFFYRYRWGDQNKEYACGTWPRKSLTDIRKARNQARALIDEQINPNEQKKTAKAQAYAAANVEAEQVKTTKVQTLTVQDLAKAWLLDGVARKDGNAELQRRFNKDLLPALGKTAVSSVSEHDIRALIRAVVNRGAHRQAISFFADLTQMFGWARKRQPWRALLVEGDPTELVDISPLIPADYEAERSRILSPAELLELHNRFQQMTADYNALPTGQKYDGIRPLKKETQLALWISLGTLCRIGELLQAEWKNVDLDQQTWFLPSENVKGTRGKKQDHHVFLSPFALHFFQELKILTGDSQWCFPNKLDDGHVDVKVVSKQVGDRQARFKNRKALSRRCHGDTLVLADGQNGDWTPHDLRRTGATMMQALGISLDVIDRCQNHVLAGSRVRRHYLHHDYADEKKNAWNLLSDRLSAVLSSTYEHTPNESMLSFPAYATPETRTPS